TTGTCATAACAGGTTCCTCCAATTTTCTATAAAATCAGAAGAAGTTAGAAAGGATTCCTCTATCTATTCTCACTTTTTATATCCCAAAAGTTCCCTCTCACTCCATCAAAGCAAGCGGTTACAGTTTAGCTATAAATCTATCAGAACAGACAAAGCTATTCTTTCGTCTTCTCCCATCCAGACTATACTGTCGGTTGTGGAATCGCACCACATCAGCTTTCGCTCGCGGACTTATTTGGCTAAGATATTTTAGATTTATCTAGGCGTCGCAGTCGAAGATAATACTTAAAGTATATCGCGACAAGACAACGACGAGAAAGCTAAAATAGCTAGTCAAAATTACCGCCGGTCGGGAATTTCACCCTGCCCTGAAGACCCTTTAATCATAACAAAAAACGCTTGCAAGTGCAAGCTTTTTGATTGATGTAATCAATATTATTTTAACTTAAGTATTTTTCATTTATTTCAACTTATCCGCTTCGTACTCATGTACCAAGTCTAGTCCTGCAAAGTTCTGTTGCCGTAGGGCTTCGTAGACAATCATGCAGACCGTATTAGAGACATTTAAGCTGCGGACATGCTGGTCATTCATAGGAATGCGCAAGGCCTTTTCTGGATGCTGACGCATAAATTCCTCAGGCAAGCCTTTGTCCTCGCGGCCAAACATAAAATAATGCGACCCTTCTGCAGCAAAATTCTCTTCCGAGTAGACCTTCTCGGCAAACTTGGATATCAGATAGAGTTGTCCGTCCATCTGCTTCATAAAGTCATCTAGACCCTCATAGAAGCTAATATCCAGCTTATCCCAATAGTCCAGCCCTGCTCGCTTCATCTTACGGTCGTCAATGGGAAAGCCCATGGGCTTGATGATATGGAGGGGAGAATTGGTCGCTGCGCAAGTACGAGCGATATTGCCTGTATTCTGTGGAATTTGTGGTTCAAAAAGGACAATATGATTTTGCTGAGACATGATTTTTCCCTGATTTTCATTAGAATAAAAAAATAGCCACACTGCCCGGAGTCAAGCTCAGCAAACAGCGTGGTTAAGGCATCATTAACTTACATCACAACAGGTTTGATGTAAATCAATGAGGGTACTTTCCT
Above is a window of Streptococcus cristatus ATCC 51100 DNA encoding:
- a CDS encoding tRNA (cytidine(34)-2'-O)-methyltransferase produces the protein MSQQNHIVLFEPQIPQNTGNIARTCAATNSPLHIIKPMGFPIDDRKMKRAGLDYWDKLDISFYEGLDDFMKQMDGQLYLISKFAEKVYSEENFAAEGSHYFMFGREDKGLPEEFMRQHPEKALRIPMNDQHVRSLNVSNTVCMIVYEALRQQNFAGLDLVHEYEADKLK